One region of Manis pentadactyla isolate mManPen7 chromosome 9, mManPen7.hap1, whole genome shotgun sequence genomic DNA includes:
- the LOC130684831 gene encoding olfactory receptor 5T1-like, whose protein sequence is MLGFPLDLDLYRFQMKNVTEVSTFILMGFTDDFEVNVFLFLLFLAIYLFTLAGNLGLVFLVIGDSRLHNPMYYFLSVLSFLDACYSSVVTPKMLVSFLAENKAISFLGCAAQMLLFVTFGTTECFLLAAMAYDRYVAIYNPLLYSVSMSPRVYVPLIIASYVGGILHASVHTVATFSLSFCASNEIRHVFCDIPPLLALSCSDTHTNQLLLFYFVGAIEMVTILIVLISYGFILLAILRIHSTDGRRKVFSTCGSHLTGVTIYHSTILFIYMRPSSSYALDHDMIVSTFYTIVIPMLNPIIYSLRNKDVKEAMKKLLGRNWL, encoded by the coding sequence ATGTTAGGGTTTCCATTGGATTTAGACTTATACAGGTTTCAGATGAAAAATGTGACTGAAGTCAGCACATTTATACTGATGGGCTTCACAGATGATTTTGAGGTGAACGTCTTCCTGTTTTTGCTATTTTTAGCAATCTATCTTTTTACTCTGGCCGGAAATTTGGGACTGGTTTTCTTAGTCATTGGGGATTCCCGGCTCCATAACCCGATGTACTACTTCCTGAGTGTGTTATCATTCCTGGATGCCTGCTATTCCTCAGTTGTCACTCCAAAAATGTTGGTCAGTTTCCTAGCAGAGAATAAAGCCATTTCATTCCTTGGATGTGCAGCCCAGATGCTTCTGTTTGTTACTTTTGGAACCACAGAGTGCTTTCTGTTGGCGGCAATGGCATATGATCGCTACGTAGCAATCTACAACCCTCTCCTGTATTCAGTGAGCATGTCACCCAGAGTCTACGTTCCCCTTATCATTGCTTCCTATGTTGGGGGCATCCTGCACGCTTCTGTACACACCGTGGCCACATTTAGCCTCTCCTTCTGTGCATCCAATGAGATCAGACATGTCTTCTGTGACATCCCTCCTCTCCTCGCTCTTTCttgctcagacactcacacaaacCAGCTTCTACTCTTCTACTTTGTGGGCGCCATTGAGATGGTTACTATCCTGATTGTGCTGATCTCCTATGGCTTCATTCTGTTGGCCATTCTGAGGATTCATTCCACTGATGGGAGGAGAAAAGTCTTTTCTACGTGTGGCTCTCACCTGACTGGAGTGACAATTTATCATAGCACAATCCTCTTCATATATATGAGACCAAGTTCCAGCTATGCGTTGGACCATGACATGATAGTGTCGACATTTTACACCATTGTGATTCCCATGCTAAATCCCATCATCTATAGTTTAAGGAACAAAGATGTGAAAGAGGCTATGAAAAAATTATTGGGGAGAAACTGGTTATAA